One genomic segment of Thermovibrio guaymasensis includes these proteins:
- a CDS encoding response regulator transcription factor — protein sequence MTKVLLIEDDKSLAEEIYEVFTDSGFEVEIGTSQEDIFKRNGYSFLIFDLALLGTKGLEICKRIKEKKDIPIVVLSSVCNIDFKVKWFETGADDFIVKPFSTRELLARSQAILRRYRERIRNVLEFEGIILKKKEGRVLIGDKSVDLTKIELEILELLIKYQEEVLPKEFLVERIWGKNKKSSRVLDVYIYRLRRKLGKKGKHLKTLTNVGYILTRNV from the coding sequence ATGACAAAGGTACTGCTGATAGAGGACGACAAATCCCTTGCAGAGGAGATTTACGAAGTATTTACAGACAGCGGGTTTGAAGTAGAAATAGGAACGTCCCAAGAGGACATATTTAAGAGAAACGGGTACTCCTTTTTAATTTTTGACCTTGCACTCCTTGGAACTAAAGGACTTGAAATATGTAAGAGGATAAAGGAAAAGAAGGATATTCCAATAGTAGTCCTAAGCTCAGTCTGCAACATAGATTTTAAAGTTAAGTGGTTTGAAACGGGAGCCGATGACTTTATAGTTAAACCCTTCAGCACAAGGGAGCTCCTTGCCCGCTCACAGGCAATTTTAAGGAGGTACAGAGAGAGGATAAGGAACGTCCTTGAGTTTGAGGGAATAATTCTTAAGAAGAAGGAAGGACGGGTTTTAATCGGGGATAAGAGCGTTGACTTAACGAAAATTGAACTTGAAATACTGGAGCTCCTCATAAAGTATCAGGAAGAGGTCCTTCCAAAGGAGTTTTTAGTAGAGAGAATCTGGGGGAAGAACAAAAAGAGCTCAAGGGTCCTGGACGTTTACATATACAGGCTTAGGAGAAAGCTCGGAAAGAAGGGAAAACACCTTAAAACCTTAACGAACGTAGGTTACATCCTTACGAGGAACGTTTAG